Sequence from the Echinimonas agarilytica genome:
CATTTAAAAAAGGCACTGCACGTTCGTAAGGTACTTTGAACATTTTGTCAGTGAAAGGAATTGGATTGGCTAAGTTTTTGCGGTTTGTGGAGGCGACAACAATCCCTTCAATATTGAATCGGTTTGCCGACAGCAATAATGCAGCCAACGTCACAATATCGTCGGGATCATTTTGCGGATGGTTATGACTTCTCAAGTCAGTGGGATCAGATAAATCTGAATACACCCAAATAGCCGGCTTTTCGACAGTACTTGAAGCTGCGTGACTTAATGTTGATATTAAACAGCACACGATTGATAGTGCGACTGAAATTAGTTTGGTAGACATGGCTATGAATTTCATCAATGGAACACCTCAAATCACCCAAGGTATAGAGTCAGGCACTACGTCATGTAGCGCCTGTATTTACTGAATTAAAGAACTTTGGGCGAACCTGCGCTGAATTGCATTTTCGAGAGTTTAAGTGAACCTTGGCCCGTGTAGTTGATGTACACATCATGTTTGCCATAGGCTTCGCGGAGGAAGGTCTCGATTTTATCGCGTTTGAGTGTTTCTGGGGTTAGTGCAATGCTGCCTATCAGTGTTCCGTTTGGAGCATCTAATCGCAATTCAATTTTTCCAGACGCATTTTTATTCGCGAGTTGAGCGGAGAAATAGTAGTAGCCGCTGCCGAGTTGGATATCGCTGAACTTGGTGGGCGTTTGGCTCACTTTCGCAGTTCCAAGTGGAATTGAGAAATCTTGCGATACCTTCACTGGCGAAACACCTTCGATGGTTTGTTGGACGGGGATCAGCGTGCCATCTGCGTTGTAATCTATTCTATCGATCGATACCGAACGCTGCGTCCAAGTGCCCATGTTTTCGAACTCATCTTGTCGCCATGAAGACAAAGCAGAGGTGTGGTAAAACAAATAGTCTTGGCCGTGAAACTCAACCACGCCGCCATGGTTCGATTGAGTAAGGCGCCAAGGCACATAGTCTTTGCCTGGGAACTTTGGACCATTGTCTACTTCGTATCCGAGCTCATAATTCATTATGCCGCCATGTTTAAAAGGCCCCATAGGTGATGTGCTATACGAATAATCGAGGTGTGATTTAGCGCGTTTGGGGTCATCCGGGTTGTTGCGGTCAATTTTGTTGCCGTACTTGGTGTGGTAATTGAAGTAATAAACACCTTGACGTTTGTGTACCCATGGCGCTTCCATGAAGTTGTCTGTACCAATGTCTAATTTCACAGGTTCACTTGCGAGTTCGACCATGTTGTCGGCAAGTTTAGCGGCCCATTGACTCCCCCAATACAAATATATTTGATCATCATCATCAATGAAAACAGACGGATCGATACCTTGTGTGCCAGGAATTTTCGGCTGGATAATAGTGAAGGGTTTGTCCATCGAATCACTGACCGCAACGCCAATGTAGCTCGTTACTTTGGGTTTTCCGTTGGGTCTTAAATCTTGGCGATGACGAATATGGATAGGATAGTACATATAGTACTTACCATTGCGGTAAATGACGTCAGGGGCCCACAAGGCCCAATCGTCAACTTTTGGGTCTTCGTTTGGATTGACATCAGTGATATTCAAAACAGGCCCGTGGTCAATCCAATTCACCATGTCTGCTGATGAAAAGTTGTGATACTTGTGCATGGTGCTATACCCACCACTCTTTTCATGGTCGACGGAGGTGACCATCCAAACGCGACCATCAGGCATCACGTGAGGCGACGCATCAGCGGTGTACATGTGTGTAATGACAGGGTTGCCGTAAGGGTAAGGTTTGGTGTTTTTGTTGGGTTTCGCGATGACAGTGCTCGACATAGTTACGGCTGCAACTGCAATGGCTAACGCTGACGCTGAATATAGTTTCATCTTCAAATTCCTCTTGACCGACCCTGGGGCCGAAATAATGTGTCGATCGACTTTCTAAACCATGAATGGATTCAACATACGTTTCACAGGTAAAGCCGCTATAGAGACGAGATAACTTTTTTATGTAGGAAACCTGATGAAGTTAAAAAGTAAAATAAAAACAAATAGTTATCGTCTTTTTTGGAAGTGTGATGAAGATCTCAAACAGCTTTAAATAGCCATTTCTTTCAACCACCTTTGGTATTGCAATACGGCTGAAACTCACTCAAAAGAGTGGGGTGAGTGATAGCGGAAGAAAGTGAGTGGGAGTATTGATAGCCAACAGGGGTTGACTATCAAACTAACACAGTGACGCTCTTATTTAATCTAAGGGGATAGCTGGCAATTCCAAAGCTTCTAACGTGGTCAGCTCCGGTTTTCCACCGCGAGCGCCAGAGCCTAAACCGGTCCAAAGTTTGCCTTGGTGTAAGATCACGCCCGAACCGTGTCGTCCTTCAACCAAATTTGGCCACGAATACCACTGCTCCGTGCGCACGTTGAATGCTTCAACCTCATTATGAGCCGGCGTTGCGCGTTGCGTTTCACCACCCACAACAACGATGTAGGGCTCAACGGTAAGACTCATGCTTCCTGCTCTAGGAGTTGGGATGTTTTGATGACGAGGCAACGTTTTCCAATTGTCGCTTTGAATATCATAAACGTCCACTTCTGGTACTGTCAGACTAAATACTTGGCCTGTAGCTTTAGACGTGCGTCGGCCCCCGAGTGCATAAATTTTTCCATTGATGAAGGCAGCCTGAAAGTGATCTCGGGAGCGTGGAGCATCAGCCAGTACTGTCCATTGGTCACTGACAAAGTCATATCGGTCAAGCCAAGGAACGTGCCCGTCAGTATGACCGTTTTGTATTCCAGACACGAGGTACAATTGGTCGCCTAAAATGACCGCGCCAGCGCCGCCTCGTAATCGATTAGTTGGAATTGCAGGGCCAACTTCCCAGCGGTCTTGAAGGGGGAGGTAATACATTAAGTTCTTGACAGGAGGCTCGGTCGGATATCCGCCCGTCATCGCTCCTGCAAATACAATTTTGTCTTGATAGATCACCGGTTGGACATGATGAATCTGAAAAGGAGGAGGCGTACCTTGGTGCCATTGACTGGTTTGAGGGTCGTAAACATCTACGGACTGTATTCTTCGTCCGCCAAGTGCATAAAATTTTCCCTGATATTCGACAAATGCGGCTTCATGTCGGGGAGATGGTGTGCCTTGGTATTCTAGCGATCGCCATTGTTGGGCGTGTGTTTCAAGCTGAGTTTGATTCTGTTGAAAGTCTGCTGCTGCGGAGCATGATGCTAGTGTCATCATACTCACTAAAACAGTTAATACCGTTACAAGTCGATTCATTCGTAATCTCCGGTTATTCGCTGTTTTAGAGTGACCTCATTGCTAAAGTTAGGCAATTTTCGTTTGCGCTATGAAGGGCGTCTGATCTGGCTTATTTAAAAACTCAAGTATAGTTTGAGCTGAACTAAACCCGCTAAATTATGAAGGGTAGATCACAGCCTTGGATCAGGAACCGGTTCCATAAAAATTTAGTATTTCAAAACTTTGCATAGTGTCAAACTTCCAACCGAATGCTTTTGTTAAAAACTCATCACACTCCGTATAAGGAGCAAGGTGATTAGGCTAGTCACCTTAGGCATATCAATATTAAAACAAACAAGGAAAAGGCTATGTTCAAAGCACTCATTATTGCATCTGTCGCGGCGGCAACACTCGTAACAGGCTGCGCAAGTACCGACAACTCCGCGCCTCGCGAATTGAGCGATTACATGTTCGTTCGTGGTGACTTCAATGGCTGGAATGCTGTTCCTGAGCATAAACTCACAAAAACATCCACAGACCGACTCTATATGACGTCAATTGATGTGACCGCTGACGGCTCTGTCTATGGGTTTAAATTTGCCGATCAGTTGTGGGGCGCAGGCGCTAATTGTGGTTATCAAAACAAAGAAGATGAAACGATTGTCCTTGGTAAACGCGTGCCTGTGAGCTGTTCGTCATCGTATTCAAACTTTGTATTTACGCCAGCTGAGTCGGGAACCTATAACTTTTACATGGACGGTTCGGTCGAACCATTTCAAATTTATGTAGAGAAAGCAGAGTAGTTCGATGTAATAGGTTGAGGGACGCAATTAAAAAAGCCGCTTTAAGCGGCTTTTTTTGATGAGTTGCGAGAATTAAAATTTATAACCCACGCCAACCATATAGACCCAAGGGTCAATATCGATTTCAACTTTTGATTTGGCATCACCAACTTTAAAGTTGGCATCGGTGTTAATATCAATGTAGCGAACTTGGCCATTGATTAACCAGTTGTCGTCGACCATGTAATCCAAGCCAATTTGTGCTGACCAGCCAAATGAACCATCTAGATCGAGAGAGTTAAAGCCTTGTTCTTTGCGCGAGCCCTTAAACGACTCATCGAAAAATACAGTGTAATTAATACCAGCACCTACGTATGGGCGGAGTTGAGTGCTGGAATTTCCAAAGTAATATTGAGCCATGAGTGTGGGCGGCAAATGACTTACTTCACCAAGCGCACCATCACCCAAACCAAGTTCTGACTTTTCGAGGCTTACGTCATGCGTGAATGGCGTAGCAGCCAGAAGCTCAACGCCCCAATTGTCGGTGATCATATAGGCTAGGTTAAGTCCGAGTTGGGTATCTCCGTCAACGGAAACTTCCATTCCTGTTTTACCTAATCCGGTCACTTCAACTTTGCCTGATTCATCATCAGGTTCAACGTGAATAACACCGCCTCGTACAATCCAATCTCCAGCTTCATGTGCAAGTGCTAATGGGCCAAATGTGAGTGTCGATAATGTTATTGACGCTGCTATGAGTGTTTTTTTCATTATTAGATCCATTGTGCTTAGTTATTGACCAGATTGTGCAACTGCGCTAACGAAGGGGAGTTGATCGAAGTCAACGGAATGGAAATAATTGTTAATTAGGTTTTAAAGTCAGGTGAATGGGCGGCGTACACCGCCCATTACTAGGATTATGGTTTGCTTAAAGGGCGGTATTCAAACCAGTTGAAGTAGGCTTTGTTATCACTTATTTTACCGTTGCTGCTGGCGTACATGCCGGTAAATGCGCCCGTAAACCCGCCGGAACGAGTCGATGACAGAATACTGGCGTCTTGCACATCAGCAAAATTCTTCAATGATGTTTTAGACGTACCAATTTTAAATTGAATGTCTAAACCATGAACTTCAAATGCTAATACTTTTTCGCCTTCGTATGGTTTTTGCTTCACAATGACTTCTTGTTTTACTTTGCGATCTTTATGGAACACTTTTATCAGTTGAAGTACTTGTTTTGAATCGGTTTGTTTGATCACCAATCGATATTGAAAACGGTCATTTTGAACTGCTGCAATACCGGCCTCTTCACCATCAACTTTGGGGGTAAAGTCGATTTCAGTGGCCGCGATAAAATCAAAGTGTTGAAAGCGTCTTGCAATCAGAGATGGATTTGTGGGTTGCGTTAAGGTGTTAGGCCGCAACTCAATTTCTAACCAGCCTTTGCGATGAAACAAACTCCACCAGTTAGTTTGTGGTGTTCTCAAGAAGTTCCAGTGCAGCGCAAGTTGGATATGAGCAAAGTTGTCTACGTCGGGTATGGCTCTGATTTTGTTCGTCGGTAATTTGGGCGCTGTGCCTGTGAGCGTAAGTTGCTCTGACTCAGGGTTAAATACAGGGGTACCATGGCGCCATTTCACAGGAGTTAAAAAGGTTTCTCGGCCTAAGTAGTAGTGACCATCAATTTTTCTGACGCCAAGAACAAGCGCCCACCAATCACCAAATTGAGTTTGTACTAAATCAGCATGACCTGTGTGTTGAATGGGGAGCTCCGGTTTGTCGCGGTGCGTGAGCGCTGGATTATTTTCGAGCAGTTTAAAAGGGCCATGGGGAGTTGGGGCTGAATAAACACATACCGCATGGTTGTTCCATGTCATGCCTTCGGCAGTGATTAAGTAGTAGGTGTCATCAATTTTATAATGGTGCGGGCCTTCAGTGGCAACAACACCACAGTCTTTGCCATCTGTTAGATCGTAACGTGGACCAAACAATACGCCTTTGTTTAGGTCGACTTGTTGCGTATAGATAATGTGCTGTGATTTATAGTCAGGTTCTTTTGGAAAACGGTTGGCGCTAAACCAAACTTTACCATCGTCATCAAAAAACAACGAGGGATCAATACCTTTCGGTGTTTTTAAATAAATAGGGTCGGAATAGGGGCCTTCAGGCTGGTCCGATACGACGTAGAAGTTATTACCACATTGTTTACAGGTCACGATCACATAATACTTGCCATTGTGATGCCGAATGGTGGGCGCCCACACTCCCGATGAAGAACGGTTATTGATCATATTTAACTGTGAAGGTCGATTGAGAACGTGCCCAATTTGTTGCCATTTCACCAGATCTGTACTGTGAAAAATAGGGACGCCTGGATACCATTCAAATGACGAATTCACAAGGTAGTAGTCATTACCTACGCGAGTGATGGATGGATCAGGATGGAAGCCAGGTAACACTGGGTTTTGATAGGTTTCGGCAATGGCGTTGTTGATGGAACTAATGCAGAGCATTAGTAACAATATAAGTGTCAATTTCATCTTAAATTGGTAACTTCAAACAGTTAAGAAATGGCATCATCAAGTTTACGTTGATGGCAAATTGTG
This genomic interval carries:
- a CDS encoding glycoside hydrolase family 43 protein; its protein translation is MKLTLILLLMLCISSINNAIAETYQNPVLPGFHPDPSITRVGNDYYLVNSSFEWYPGVPIFHSTDLVKWQQIGHVLNRPSQLNMINNRSSSGVWAPTIRHHNGKYYVIVTCKQCGNNFYVVSDQPEGPYSDPIYLKTPKGIDPSLFFDDDGKVWFSANRFPKEPDYKSQHIIYTQQVDLNKGVLFGPRYDLTDGKDCGVVATEGPHHYKIDDTYYLITAEGMTWNNHAVCVYSAPTPHGPFKLLENNPALTHRDKPELPIQHTGHADLVQTQFGDWWALVLGVRKIDGHYYLGRETFLTPVKWRHGTPVFNPESEQLTLTGTAPKLPTNKIRAIPDVDNFAHIQLALHWNFLRTPQTNWWSLFHRKGWLEIELRPNTLTQPTNPSLIARRFQHFDFIAATEIDFTPKVDGEEAGIAAVQNDRFQYRLVIKQTDSKQVLQLIKVFHKDRKVKQEVIVKQKPYEGEKVLAFEVHGLDIQFKIGTSKTSLKNFADVQDASILSSTRSGGFTGAFTGMYASSNGKISDNKAYFNWFEYRPLSKP
- a CDS encoding Kelch repeat-containing protein — translated: MNRLVTVLTVLVSMMTLASCSAAADFQQNQTQLETHAQQWRSLEYQGTPSPRHEAAFVEYQGKFYALGGRRIQSVDVYDPQTSQWHQGTPPPFQIHHVQPVIYQDKIVFAGAMTGGYPTEPPVKNLMYYLPLQDRWEVGPAIPTNRLRGGAGAVILGDQLYLVSGIQNGHTDGHVPWLDRYDFVSDQWTVLADAPRSRDHFQAAFINGKIYALGGRRTSKATGQVFSLTVPEVDVYDIQSDNWKTLPRHQNIPTPRAGSMSLTVEPYIVVVGGETQRATPAHNEVEAFNVRTEQWYSWPNLVEGRHGSGVILHQGKLWTGLGSGARGGKPELTTLEALELPAIPLD
- a CDS encoding OmpW family outer membrane protein, which translates into the protein MKKTLIAASITLSTLTFGPLALAHEAGDWIVRGGVIHVEPDDESGKVEVTGLGKTGMEVSVDGDTQLGLNLAYMITDNWGVELLAATPFTHDVSLEKSELGLGDGALGEVSHLPPTLMAQYYFGNSSTQLRPYVGAGINYTVFFDESFKGSRKEQGFNSLDLDGSFGWSAQIGLDYMVDDNWLINGQVRYIDINTDANFKVGDAKSKVEIDIDPWVYMVGVGYKF
- a CDS encoding family 43 glycosylhydrolase; translated protein: MKLYSASALAIAVAAVTMSSTVIAKPNKNTKPYPYGNPVITHMYTADASPHVMPDGRVWMVTSVDHEKSGGYSTMHKYHNFSSADMVNWIDHGPVLNITDVNPNEDPKVDDWALWAPDVIYRNGKYYMYYPIHIRHRQDLRPNGKPKVTSYIGVAVSDSMDKPFTIIQPKIPGTQGIDPSVFIDDDDQIYLYWGSQWAAKLADNMVELASEPVKLDIGTDNFMEAPWVHKRQGVYYFNYHTKYGNKIDRNNPDDPKRAKSHLDYSYSTSPMGPFKHGGIMNYELGYEVDNGPKFPGKDYVPWRLTQSNHGGVVEFHGQDYLFYHTSALSSWRQDEFENMGTWTQRSVSIDRIDYNADGTLIPVQQTIEGVSPVKVSQDFSIPLGTAKVSQTPTKFSDIQLGSGYYYFSAQLANKNASGKIELRLDAPNGTLIGSIALTPETLKRDKIETFLREAYGKHDVYINYTGQGSLKLSKMQFSAGSPKVL